Proteins from a genomic interval of Mycobacterium conspicuum:
- a CDS encoding (2Fe-2S)-binding protein, with translation MELTVNGRRCEVSAEDDTPLLYVLRNHLGLKGTRFGCGLSLCGACFVLADGRPIYSCETPASSVADQSIRTVEGLGADGAPHPVARALIAGQAAQCGYCMSGIVVAAAALLAENPDPTEAQVRTALDANLCRCGSHNRVVAAVLDAAAEMRHAGDRC, from the coding sequence ATGGAACTGACCGTGAACGGGCGGCGCTGCGAGGTTAGCGCCGAAGACGACACGCCGCTGCTGTATGTGTTGCGCAACCACCTGGGCCTGAAGGGGACGCGGTTTGGCTGCGGCCTCAGCTTGTGCGGCGCGTGCTTCGTGCTGGCCGACGGGCGGCCCATCTACTCCTGCGAGACGCCGGCGTCGTCGGTGGCGGACCAATCGATTCGCACCGTCGAGGGCCTGGGCGCCGACGGCGCGCCGCATCCGGTCGCCCGCGCTCTGATCGCCGGGCAGGCTGCGCAGTGCGGGTATTGCATGTCGGGGATTGTGGTGGCCGCCGCGGCGCTGTTGGCGGAAAACCCCGACCCGACGGAGGCGCAGGTGCGAACGGCGTTGGACGCCAACCTTTGTCGGTGCGGCTCGCATAACCGGGTCGTTGCAGCGGTGCTGGATGCGGCGGCGGAGATGAGGCACGCCGGTGACCGTTGCTGA
- a CDS encoding glycoside hydrolase family 76 protein, producing the protein MDQVWANRAATAETAVTRRHLKHLWALPGTQLGVVSWPSDRSDRLFATWHYWWQAHLLDCLIDAQLRDPQPQRRTRIDRQIRAHRLRNNFRWTNNYYDDMAWLALALERAERLVGVRRRRALPKLADQLVKAWVPEDGGGIPWRKQDQFFNAPANGPAGIFLARYGDRLKRAEQMGDWIDQTLIDPETHLVFDGIKGGSLVRLQYTYCQGVVLGLETELAARTGAEARQRHAARVQRLVAAVNEHMAPSGVLQGAGGGDGGLFAGVTARYLALVATTLPGESADDAVARDTARKIVLSSAKSAWDYRQTVDGLPMFGSFWDRDAQLPTVGGDQGQFVAGAVTSSQIPERDLSVQLSGWMLMEAAYSVTAESSDSSVA; encoded by the coding sequence ATGGATCAGGTATGGGCGAACCGGGCGGCCACCGCCGAAACCGCGGTGACGCGGCGGCACCTGAAACATCTCTGGGCACTGCCGGGAACGCAGTTGGGCGTGGTGTCCTGGCCGTCGGACCGCTCAGACCGGCTGTTCGCCACCTGGCACTACTGGTGGCAGGCGCACTTGCTGGACTGCCTGATCGACGCGCAGCTGCGCGACCCGCAGCCGCAACGGCGCACCAGGATCGACCGGCAGATCCGCGCGCATCGGCTGCGCAACAACTTCCGCTGGACCAACAACTACTACGACGACATGGCGTGGCTGGCGCTGGCGCTGGAACGCGCCGAGCGGTTGGTCGGTGTGCGGCGCCGCCGCGCGCTGCCCAAGCTCGCCGACCAGCTCGTCAAGGCCTGGGTGCCCGAGGACGGCGGCGGGATCCCGTGGCGCAAGCAAGACCAATTCTTCAACGCCCCGGCCAACGGGCCGGCGGGGATTTTCCTGGCCCGCTACGGCGACCGGCTGAAAAGGGCCGAGCAGATGGGGGACTGGATCGACCAGACGTTGATCGACCCGGAGACCCACCTGGTGTTCGACGGCATCAAGGGCGGTTCGCTGGTGCGCCTGCAGTACACCTACTGCCAGGGTGTGGTGCTCGGGCTGGAAACCGAGTTGGCGGCCCGTACCGGAGCGGAGGCCCGGCAGCGGCACGCGGCGCGGGTGCAGCGGCTGGTCGCCGCCGTCAACGAGCACATGGCGCCGTCGGGTGTCCTGCAGGGCGCCGGCGGCGGCGACGGCGGCCTGTTCGCGGGTGTCACCGCGCGTTATCTCGCGCTGGTCGCCACCACGCTGCCGGGGGAGTCGGCCGACGACGCCGTGGCCCGCGACACCGCCCGCAAGATCGTGTTGTCCAGCGCGAAATCGGCGTGGGATTACCGGCAGACCGTCGACGGCCTGCCGATGTTCGGGTCCTTCTGGGACCGTGACGCGCAGCTGCCGACAGTGGGCGGCGACCAGGGCCAATTTGTAGCGGGCGCGGTGACCAGTTCGCAGATTCCCGAACGGGACCTGTCGGTGCAGTTGTCGGGCTGGATGCTGATGGAGGCGGCCTACAGCGTCACCGCTGAGTCGTCCGACTCATCGGTCGCCTGA
- a CDS encoding DedA family protein, protein MSTTVLASGSILDPMFWIGPQGLFASAVLPTILVIVFVETGLLFPLLPGESLLFTGGLLAAHGTLDIWVLAPAVAVVAVLGDQTGYFIGRRIGPALFKKEDSRFFKQHYVTESHAFFEKYGPWAIILARFMPFVRTFTPVVAGVSYMRYPVYLGFDIVGGVLWGGGVTVAGYFLGNVPFVHQNLEKIILAILFVSMIPAFIAAWRGYRGRRKPAQATDESDDSAVTL, encoded by the coding sequence ATGAGCACCACCGTGCTGGCCTCGGGGAGCATCCTCGACCCGATGTTTTGGATCGGACCCCAGGGTCTGTTCGCCTCGGCGGTATTGCCGACGATCCTCGTCATCGTCTTCGTGGAGACCGGGCTGCTGTTCCCGCTGCTGCCGGGTGAGTCACTGCTGTTCACCGGCGGGTTGCTGGCCGCCCACGGCACGCTGGACATCTGGGTGCTGGCCCCGGCGGTCGCCGTCGTCGCCGTGCTTGGTGACCAGACCGGGTACTTCATCGGCCGCCGGATCGGTCCCGCGCTGTTCAAAAAGGAAGACTCGCGCTTCTTCAAGCAGCACTATGTGACGGAGTCGCACGCGTTCTTCGAGAAGTACGGGCCGTGGGCGATCATCCTGGCGCGGTTCATGCCGTTCGTGCGGACGTTCACCCCGGTGGTCGCCGGGGTGTCGTACATGCGGTATCCGGTGTATCTGGGCTTCGACATCGTCGGCGGGGTCCTGTGGGGTGGCGGAGTCACGGTGGCCGGCTACTTCCTGGGCAACGTGCCGTTCGTACACCAGAACCTGGAAAAGATCATCCTGGCCATTTTGTTCGTGTCGATGATTCCCGCGTTCATCGCGGCCTGGCGCGGGTACCGCGGGCGGCGCAAGCCCGCTCAGGCGACCGATGAGTCGGACGACTCAGCGGTGACGCTGTAG